A genomic stretch from Bordetella sp. N includes:
- a CDS encoding 3-hydroxybutyrate dehydrogenase produces the protein MLKGKVAVVTGSTSGIGLGIATALAAQGADVVLNGFGDAADIEKTRAGLALAHGVKALYDGADLSRGDAVRGLVENTVKQLGRIDIIVNNAGIQHTSLIEDFPADRWDAIIALNLSAVFHGTAAALPHMKKQGWGRIINIASAHGLVGSANKSAYVAAKHGVVGLTKVTALETAGQGITANAICPGWVRTALVEKQISAIAASKGISQEEAARDLLGEKQPSLQFVTPEQLGGTAVYLASPAAEQVTGTTISVDGGWTAR, from the coding sequence ATGCTGAAAGGAAAAGTAGCGGTCGTCACCGGATCCACCAGCGGCATCGGATTGGGGATCGCCACGGCGTTGGCCGCGCAAGGGGCGGATGTGGTGCTGAACGGTTTCGGCGACGCCGCCGATATCGAAAAAACCCGTGCCGGCCTGGCCCTGGCTCACGGTGTCAAGGCACTCTACGACGGCGCCGACCTGAGCCGCGGCGACGCCGTGCGCGGCCTGGTCGAGAACACGGTCAAGCAGCTCGGCCGTATCGACATCATCGTCAACAACGCCGGCATCCAGCACACGTCCCTGATCGAAGACTTCCCCGCCGACCGCTGGGACGCCATCATCGCCTTGAACCTGTCCGCCGTCTTCCACGGCACCGCCGCCGCCTTGCCGCACATGAAGAAGCAAGGCTGGGGCCGCATCATCAACATCGCGTCCGCCCACGGCCTGGTGGGTTCGGCGAATAAATCCGCCTATGTCGCCGCCAAGCACGGCGTGGTGGGCCTGACCAAGGTCACCGCGCTGGAAACCGCGGGGCAGGGCATCACCGCCAACGCCATCTGCCCGGGCTGGGTGCGTACCGCCCTGGTGGAAAAGCAGATCAGCGCCATCGCTGCGTCGAAAGGCATCAGCCAGGAAGAGGCCGCGCGCGATCTGCTGGGCGAAAAGCAGCCGTCGCTGCAGTTCGTCACGCCGGAACAATTGGGCGGTACCGCCGTGTACCTGGCGTCGCCCGCGGCCGAACAGGTCACCGGCACCACGATCTCGGTCGACGGCGGCTGGACCGCGCGTTGA